In Tachysurus fulvidraco isolate hzauxx_2018 chromosome 9, HZAU_PFXX_2.0, whole genome shotgun sequence, the sequence AGGGGTGTATCTTTCCCAAACTAGATATTCATGCCAGTTGCTGTTTGTGTAATTTACACTGAATCTAATGATCATGCTGGGTTTCCCTTGAAAGATTCAGTATGgagcaaaaataaagaaaaaaaaaaaggacaaaacaaacatgtgcaACTGTACTTatgtaacctcacactgacaaaAAATGTTATGaccataattattatatatatttatatattagaaaGCTATACACAAGCATGTTAATTTCACAGATATTTAAAAGaatcttaatattattattcaatattattagaaatacacattaaaaaaaaaactctacaaaatgaaaaaaaaaaaaaaaaaaaaaaaaaaaaacctcagcaaAGCAAGGGTTCTCAGATGTCATGGCTTAGATTTGAAAAGCCCAGTTAATCACTCTTATACAACTATCATTTTTCATATAGGCAAAGCTTTCAAAACTCATTCTGGTTTATATAAACTACAAAACGCCACAAAATGCTTTGCATTGTATTcctttttatatgaaaatataagcaAGAGTATCATacaattgtttctttttcttgttttttttttttttttttttttaatactgaacATTTAAAGCAAGTCCTAGGTTTTTGATTTCATCAGAATAAACTAACATGGCTCTTAATTTTAGGTATGGTCCTTCATCTACTGACTGCCATTTTTGTGAATAACACTCCCATTTCTTCAAAAAAGCGCTTGATTCATTAGAGGTTCTAAAATACTCCTTCACCTTGACTAAAGCCTAGGGGGCTGTACATCTGTACAATCCttcaaaaaaaatcctgcataAAAGCTTCCATTTGAGATCAATGTCCAATGTCTGGCAACCTCGACCCACCCCCCTTGTCTCCTCCCACCCTCTATGTACAATACGTTGAACCTGCAACATGACTTTGTCAATCATAACATACATTTAGCGAGGGAACATTCTGCAGAGAGTGGCGAAGAGAACTAAATCTGTACACAAAGTACTGGTAGAGCAACTCAAGTGCTAGCCTGTCGGCACTGGCCCTCAGCTGAGCTTCTCCCATGGCTGAATGTCACTGAGGAAAGTCGTAAATACCTTTACAAAAAAATTCGAGAGTACCTGACGATTTTTTGTTACTATGCATATatgtacacctacacacacgtgtaaatatatatgcatatatggtTAAGTCTTGAAAGTCAAATCAACACACAGCAAAAGTTATGCATAGTAACCCCACCCACTAAAACACTGTCTTAACCCTCTAATGCTAGCCCCTACCTCCCTTTCCCTCCCTGACACCCATCAATCACAACAACATGTACATTTGACACTCTTTGAAGAAGAGAGCGAAAAGTAAGTAAATTGAAAAATCCCTCCTGTCTGTTTACATTGTGAGTGACCCGACAGAGCTTAGAGGACTACAATTCATCAGAACAGATCGAGAGAACGTGTGAATGTGATGATGGACCGAGGTCAAGTGTGGGGGCTGTTGAGGTGGGGGCGTGGCTTATcatgtggcccagccctcagAAAGGCGGACTCGCTTGACAGAAGGACTGTCGTGCTCATCCAGGCCAGGTCGGCCCATGCCAAGGGGTGAGTGGAAGTCGGGCCGATGCTCATCACGGTCACTACCCTCGCTGCTCAGGCTGTCGGCTGGCGAGCGGCCCTGTGGGGGTGGAGCCTGTTGTGGGGGTGGGGCCTGGTGCTGCTGCGGGTGGGGAGGGGGCGGGGCATAGCCGCCAGGTGTGGCGCTGCTGGAGCGGTCTCTAGGAGGAGAAACAGGTTCGGACTTGATGTGCAGGCTTTGGGTAGAGGGCAGGGAGAGATTTGAACCCTGACATAAGTGAGTGCTAGTGCAATTTCTGTAGGAAGGAAAGGAGACGAAGGGGGTGTTACAGAACATGGCGAGTGCCCCGcgcactcatgtacacacatactgaTACACAGAAACCATTGTCTATTCACTGTGTATTCTACTCTGATAAATTTTTAAAGCCTAAATCAGGAATTGTTACAGTTGGTGGATGGTACAAGAAAAATCTGCAGCCAGAAATTGAGCATCTGTATGTTGACCATAAATATTGTGCTGTTATTAAACACACTGGAGGTTTAATACAAATGCGGTGTATCTCATTAATTCCTAACGATGTCCTTAAATCTGACAGCATACAATAAAGACATTCATTATAAAAAAGTTGTGACTATGAAATGCGTGAATTAGAGATTAGTGAAACATCATCACAGTGATGTTTCAAACATCATCAAACTAACAAGTCTTtatagtgtgcatgtgtgcggcTGTGTTAAAACTCACCCCAGCTGGCCGAGAGCAGAGTGCTGCATGTTCTGGAggtgctgctgctgccagcCACTCATTGAGCCCAGGTGCAGGGTGTTGGCACTGCTAAAGCCAGATATAGATGACAGGTCGGCACTGCTTAGAGAATATTCTACAGCAGAAAACAAACGAAGAACAAAGTTAGACACCTACAtcttttagatatttatatgCTTTTAATTAACAAAAGAGATAGAGTTTAATGAGAGTATATTTCAAAATTCTTTCAAAGTCTATCAAAATTCACATCTGACAAAATACGATTAATGTTAGCAAGTAAGTAAAATGTGATTTGCACTGTCACTCACGATTATACACATGATGTATAATTACAGGTGCACGTCCTATAGCTATCCTCTTAAATTAAGCATAAGACTGGATCATTTAAACTCATCAGGATAATTTCCTTTCAGACTCAGaccaaaataaaaagttaaaataaaattgttttggaaaaaaaaaagtttctgtcTTTATTGTAACTGTAATTATTGTAATTTCCTAGGATGCAGGTGATGATAGTGATTCTTTGCTGAGTTTTACGTACCAGTACCATAGGAGGTGGAAATTGCTGAAGGGTAGCCGCCCATGCCCTGGCCTGGTAGAGTGGGTGTTGCCACAGAAACCACAGGGGTGGCCAATGACTGTGCGGACTGCGAGTTGTTTATTCTCTGATTCTGTGgcaagaagaacaaaaaaagaatgaatgtgatTGAAAGAAGAAGATAATGGTTAGCAAGCAAACTTGCTGGGAAGAAATGAATCACTTGACACGTAGAACCACCAAACTCTCGCAAACTATCATTTACAACGCCTGCAGGGCGCCATGTCGCTATAGTAACCCATACAGTCTCCAAGGCAACAAGATCAGCAACAGCAGGGGGTGGGGCTGTGCTTTTTTTCCAGAATGATGACTGATGAGGTAGAAATGCACTCATATGCCTCTTTCTGTGGGTTTCTCGTTAAAGAGAAGCTTTAATGGAGCTGAAGCAGAGATGCAGGGGTCAAACTGATTTAGTGGGCAGCACCAGGTGATAAGAGGGTGTGTTTACATGAAACCACCACTAGGAGTCTCACTTGTGTCTCACTACGGGATTTTTTAGGACGGGATGCCAAGTGTCGTTTACTTGGCCAGTTGAACACTAGAGTTACCTGTAGGGTTTTCTATATATTAATGAACTATCATATGATTACTTGAGTGAGTCCTTGCTGACACTGTATATTACCCTTGACTTCAAAGCCAAGCTGAATCTAATTGCCATCTAGTAAAATATGACAGCTGCTGGAGGGTGACAGATGGCCTTTATGTCTATTAGTCCGTGTCACTGTTTTGAGTGACAGTCCCACTTACCAATAGAAGGTCAACATCCTCAGACTGATGGCAGTAAAAAGGGGAGGGCGATAAATTCAGAATTAGTGTCAACGGTTTAGGGAGACTCTTGGTCAATCTAAAATGAAAACTACTAGGAATGATGTTGAATACATTTACAGGGAGCTCTTGTATTCTCTAAGAAACTTTAAAACTAATGACTGCTCATGAGGACAGGGAGAATTAGGAAGACAAGTGCAGAGATGAAATTTAGAGAAGAACATTGAACATATTAAGAGCTACTTACGATTGAAGGCATGTTGTTTTTCGTTCCTGGTGGGATGAGCACGCGCAGGTCAGGCTTTCGGCTGTTCATGCCCAGGTTCATTGGCGGGGGCGACTTGGCCTGCATGTTCTTGTTCATACCCCCAGAGGAAACCAGCAATCCAGGAGAGTTACGGTGGTTTCCATAGCCGTTtcctaacagaaaaaaaaatagagagtcATACTCACATATATGCCAAATATAGCACATCAAGCTTTCAGTATAACACAACTTCCAATCAGGCTCCATTTGACTTACGAACCTCAACTAAAATGTGCAATTTTCCAGCCAAGTAATCTACAATAAAGCTTCCTTTCAGGCATGCCTCGACATAtcgttttatttctatatttctttcaACAAGCATGACCATTAAAGAAACATCTGACCCGTTCCGGGGTATTGCACCTTTGATCATTTTTCACCTAAAATGTGAGTTTATGATTTCATCATTTCCCCTAGTTTCACAACCACTAAGCAGTCACTCATGCACAAAGCCCTTGCAGAACACACCTTATCAATCAGCTCTCAGAAAACCACAGGGAATTAGCTATCTCTCATTAGACATAACCCGTTTCAGTCTTCCTTCACTCTAGGTCTCAAAAACACTTGTGAGCAAGGCAAGTTATGGTTCCACTTTAAATCGtttaattcaattatttattttgattttggaGTTTAGTGGTGAAATGTAAGATGAGTAGAAAAAACATCAGTGGAAGCTTTATATGGGTGAATGAAAAACTGGCTTAGTAACAGCATAGCTGAAAATGGCTTGCGAGAATAATATGTGAAAGAAAAGGATCTCTCTTGTCTTGACTGAGGTGCCTTTAATCTTCTACAGTCATCTTTGAACATAagaaagtttacttttatttaggGGCTCCAAGCAAAGCAAGTTAAATCAAGGTTTTATTTGTAATCACCTATTGTATATCTGGGCTCCTTATATAGTGGTCACGTTATCAAGATATAAAAAACTGTGGCTATGTAAAAGCATAAGATTTGAGATCTTgcccatttttattttaataaatattgttaGCTAGTTAAGcttgtcattttgttttcaaAATACATCACCTCGTTATTTAGACTAATTTATTAGGTTTTCACACAAATGAAACCACGAAATGGGGCAAGTAAGTGAGCTTTCACTTGCCTGGTGGGCTAGCAATGGATTTATCATTTGTCCACCACGGCCGAACATTTCTATTCCATATAAACCCTGTAACCTCACATCTGAAAGCAAATAGCCTCCATCAGCTATCTTTAGAAAagatgagtatgtgtgtgtgccagagagacagagagagagaaagacccATTTCTTCCTGCTGTGGTTTGTGGTAACAAGGCAGGTGGTTGGTAAATAGAGAAAACTTTTTAACCCTTTGCTTTTGCAAAAACTGATGGTAAGTGTAAATAACAATTCAAATATAaccaggttttattttttataagacTTAGAAATTTTTTATATCCTAATCAAATATAAGGAGACATTGTAACATTCGTTAAAAATCACAAGAGAAAAATTGGTAAAAATATATCAAGTGTTTTAAGGGGTAAAATCTGTACGCAATTTCTCATAAAtgacatatatattttttgtctcAAGCTCCATTATTAAGCAATTAAGGGTAAACTTGTGTCTGTATCCATGAATGACCAGTGACAGACATGTAACTTCTAGTAATAGCtagtaataatattagtaatagCTAGTTCAGAACTGCTACACCAACTATTCTTTGACTGCATCAAACCCATTGGGATATGTTACAGtgggaaaaagagacagaagtacggtgtctttgtttcttttgaTATCCCATTTTCTTTGTGGTTTAAAACATGAAGCACTTTTCACTTGCTGCCACTTAAAAGAGGGGCAGGAATTATATGTTAGACATAAATGAACTTCCTAATCATACGCTGAAGGGGAAAACGAGACACAGATGTTGTCCTCGGCAATTTCT encodes:
- the mef2cb gene encoding myocyte enhancer factor 2cb isoform X3, which produces MGRKKIQITRIMDERNRQVTFTKRKFGLMKKAYELSVLCDCEIALIIFNSTNKLFQYASTDMDKVLLKYTEYNEPHESRTNSDIVETLRKKGLNGCDSPDPDADDSVGHSPESEDKYRKINEDIDLMISRQRLCAVPPSNYDMPVSIPVSNQLYSHPGGSLGNHNLVPLAHHGIQRNSMSPGVTHRPPSAGGLMGADLTTGPGTSAGNGYGNHRNSPGLLVSSGGMNKNMQAKSPPPMNLGMNSRKPDLRVLIPPGTKNNMPSINQRINNSQSAQSLATPVVSVATPTLPGQGMGGYPSAISTSYGTEYSLSSADLSSISGFSSANTLHLGSMSGWQQQHLQNMQHSALGQLGNCTSTHLCQGSNLSLPSTQSLHIKSEPVSPPRDRSSSATPGGYAPPPPHPQQHQAPPPQQAPPPQGRSPADSLSSEGSDRDEHRPDFHSPLGMGRPGLDEHDSPSVKRVRLSEGWAT
- the mef2cb gene encoding myocyte enhancer factor 2cb isoform X5, with the translated sequence MGRKKIQITRIMDERNRQVTFTKRKFGLMKKAYELSVLCDCEIALIIFNSTNKLFQYASTDMDKVLLKYTEYNEPHESRTNSDIVETLRKKGLNGCDSPDPDADDSVGHSPESEDKYRKINEDIDLMISRQRLCAVPPSNYDMPVSIPVSNQLYSHPGGSLGNHNLVPLAHHGIQRNSMSPGVTHRPPSAGGLMGADLTTGPGTSAGNGYGNHRNSPGLLVSSGGMNKNMQAKSPPPMNLGMNSRKPDLRVLIPPGTKNNMPSINQRINNSQSAQSLATPVVSVATPTLPGQGMGGYPSAISTSYGTEYSLSSADLSSISGFSSANTLHLGSMSGWQQQHLQNMQHSALGQLGDRSSSATPGGYAPPPPHPQQHQAPPPQQAPPPQGRSPADSLSSEGSDRDEHRPDFHSPLGMGRPGLDEHDSPSVKRVRLSEGWAT
- the mef2cb gene encoding myocyte enhancer factor 2cb isoform X1, with the translated sequence MGRKKIQITRIMDERNRQVTFTKRKFGLMKKAYELSVLCDCEIALIIFNSTNKLFQYASTDMDKVLLKYTEYNEPHESRTNSDIVETLRKKGLNGCDSPDPDADDSVGHSPESEDKYRKINEDIDLMISRQRLCAVPPSNYDMPVSIPVSNQLYSHPGGSLGNHNLVPLAHHGIQRNSMSPGVTHRPPSAGGLMGADLTTGPGTSAGKDGIPTFYRNGYGNHRNSPGLLVSSGGMNKNMQAKSPPPMNLGMNSRKPDLRVLIPPGTKNNMPSINQRINNSQSAQSLATPVVSVATPTLPGQGMGGYPSAISTSYGTEYSLSSADLSSISGFSSANTLHLGSMSGWQQQHLQNMQHSALGQLGNCTSTHLCQGSNLSLPSTQSLHIKSEPVSPPRDRSSSATPGGYAPPPPHPQQHQAPPPQQAPPPQGRSPADSLSSEGSDRDEHRPDFHSPLGMGRPGLDEHDSPSVKRVRLSEGWAT
- the mef2cb gene encoding myocyte enhancer factor 2cb isoform X9 encodes the protein MGRKKIQITRIMDERNRQVTFTKRKFGLMKKAYELSVLCDCEIALIIFNSTNKLFQYASTDMDKVLLKYTEYNEPHESRTNSDIVEALSKKENKGSESPELESALALTPCTEEKYKLINEEFDHMIKTHKIPAVPPSNYDMPVSIPVSNQLYSHPGGSLGNHNLVPLAHHGIQRNSMSPGVTHRPPSAGGLMGADLTTGPGTSAGNGYGNHRNSPGLLVSSGGMNKNMQAKSPPPMNLGMNSRKPDLRVLIPPGTKNNMPSINQRINNSQSAQSLATPVVSVATPTLPGQGMGGYPSAISTSYGTEYSLSSADLSSISGFSSANTLHLGSMSGWQQQHLQNMQHSALGQLGDRSSSATPGGYAPPPPHPQQHQAPPPQQAPPPQGRSPADSLSSEGSDRDEHRPDFHSPLGMGRPGLDEHDSPSVKRVRLSEGWAT
- the mef2cb gene encoding myocyte enhancer factor 2cb isoform X2, with the protein product MGRKKIQITRIMDERNRQVTFTKRKFGLMKKAYELSVLCDCEIALIIFNSTNKLFQYASTDMDKVLLKYTEYNEPHESRTNSDIVEALSKKENKGSESPELESALALTPCTEEKYKLINEEFDHMIKTHKIPAVPPSNYDMPVSIPVSNQLYSHPGGSLGNHNLVPLAHHGIQRNSMSPGVTHRPPSAGGLMGADLTTGPGTSAGKDGIPTFYRNGYGNHRNSPGLLVSSGGMNKNMQAKSPPPMNLGMNSRKPDLRVLIPPGTKNNMPSINQRINNSQSAQSLATPVVSVATPTLPGQGMGGYPSAISTSYGTEYSLSSADLSSISGFSSANTLHLGSMSGWQQQHLQNMQHSALGQLGNCTSTHLCQGSNLSLPSTQSLHIKSEPVSPPRDRSSSATPGGYAPPPPHPQQHQAPPPQQAPPPQGRSPADSLSSEGSDRDEHRPDFHSPLGMGRPGLDEHDSPSVKRVRLSEGWAT
- the mef2cb gene encoding myocyte enhancer factor 2cb isoform X4 gives rise to the protein MGRKKIQITRIMDERNRQVTFTKRKFGLMKKAYELSVLCDCEIALIIFNSTNKLFQYASTDMDKVLLKYTEYNEPHESRTNSDIVETLRKKGLNGCDSPDPDADDSVGHSPESEDKYRKINEDIDLMISRQRLCAVPPSNYDMPVSIPVSNQLYSHPGGSLGNHNLVPLAHHGIQRNSMSPGVTHRPPSAGGLMGADLTTGPGTSAGKDGIPTFYRNGYGNHRNSPGLLVSSGGMNKNMQAKSPPPMNLGMNSRKPDLRVLIPPGTKNNMPSINQRINNSQSAQSLATPVVSVATPTLPGQGMGGYPSAISTSYGTEYSLSSADLSSISGFSSANTLHLGSMSGWQQQHLQNMQHSALGQLGDRSSSATPGGYAPPPPHPQQHQAPPPQQAPPPQGRSPADSLSSEGSDRDEHRPDFHSPLGMGRPGLDEHDSPSVKRVRLSEGWAT
- the mef2cb gene encoding myocyte enhancer factor 2cb isoform X8, which translates into the protein MGRKKIQITRIMDERNRQVTFTKRKFGLMKKAYELSVLCDCEIALIIFNSTNKLFQYASTDMDKVLLKYTEYNEPHESRTNSDIVEALSKKENKGSESPELESALALTPCTEEKYKLINEEFDHMIKTHKIPAVPPSNYDMPVSIPVSNQLYSHPGGSLGNHNLVPLAHHGIQRNSMSPGVTHRPPSAGGLMGADLTTGPGTSAGNGYGNHRNSPGLLVSSGGMNKNMQAKSPPPMNLGMNSRKPDLRVLIPPGTKNNMPSINQRINNSQSAQSLATPVVSVATPTLPGQGMGGYPSAISTSYGTEYSLSSADLSSISGFSSANTLHLGSMSGWQQQHLQNMQHSALGQLGNCTSTHLCQGSNLSLPSTQSLHIKSEPVSPPRDRSSSATPGGYAPPPPHPQQHQAPPPQQAPPPQGRSPADSLSSEGSDRDEHRPDFHSPLGMGRPGLDEHDSPSVKRVRLSEGWAT
- the mef2cb gene encoding myocyte enhancer factor 2cb isoform X7; its protein translation is MGRKKIQITRIMDERNRQVTFTKRKFGLMKKAYELSVLCDCEIALIIFNSTNKLFQYASTDMDKVLLKYTEYNEPHESRTNSDIVETLRKKGLNGCDSPDPDADDSALSKKENKGSESPELESALALTPCTEEKYKLINEEFDHMIKTHKIPAVPPSNYDMPVSIPVSNQLYSHPGGSLGNHNLVPLAHHGIQRNSMSPGVTHRPPSAGGLMGADLTTGPGTSAGNGYGNHRNSPGLLVSSGGMNKNMQAKSPPPMNLGMNSRKPDLRVLIPPGTKNNMPSINQRINNSQSAQSLATPVVSVATPTLPGQGMGGYPSAISTSYGTEYSLSSADLSSISGFSSANTLHLGSMSGWQQQHLQNMQHSALGQLGNCTSTHLCQGSNLSLPSTQSLHIKSEPVSPPRDRSSSATPGGYAPPPPHPQQHQAPPPQQAPPPQGRSPADSLSSEGSDRDEHRPDFHSPLGMGRPGLDEHDSPSVKRVRLSEGWAT